The Rhizobium sp. Pop5 genome segment ATGCCGCGTTGCTGAATCACCCTTACCCAAGGCCGTTAAGCGGGCGGTCGACTATATGCGTGCCAATATTACTCGGCCGCTATCTCTTGAGGAAATCGCAACGGCTTGTGGCGTAAGCCGACGCACTCTTCAAAGCGGTTTTCGCAACTTTCGGAATACGACCCCTCTGGCATTCCTGCAGCACCTACGGTTGGAATTAGTGCATCAGGAACTGATGACAGGCGAACCTGGCCTCTCGGTCACGCAGGTCGCTCTGAAATGGGGCTTCGTGCATAGAGGCAGATTTTCTGCGGACTATCGCAAGCGCTATGGGGTACTTCCCTCGGAAACATTGCGTATATCATAAGCAGATTGCGCCGACCGAGCTACGATCAGCCGGCACGCTCGACCGTCCTCAAGGCTTGCAGCAACAGCACTCTCCAGAAAAGCCGACTGCCTCGGCCCAAGATCTGTCTTGCAGTTGATCCCCTGAACGCGACGATGTTCCGATCTGCGCAACGCAGTTCAAGACCACTACAGGGGTTAATCTTATAGTAATTATGCCGAGGTCATCTCACACATAGCGGTCAATGTCGCAATGTTCTGGACCGCGTCGCTAATGGAAGCCGGTGTAATTTATAGTCGTCTATGAGGAACATATGTCGAGACTGCCGCTATCTCTACTTTTAATGATTTTGGCAATTATCCCGTTGACGGCGTTCGTAATCATCGGAGTATCAACATCACTGGGATATTACCGAGAATACTCTACCTTCCGCAGCGCACAAACAACGCAGCGACTTGGGCGGGAAGGCGGATTCCTCGCCCAAGCTATAGCGGCGGAAGCGTTTGCAGGCGCCGACGTGCGTCGGGCAAAGCAAGCTGCATCGGACAGGGCTTTTACAGCGGTCTTTTCCGCTTACGACTCTTGGAAAAAGGCATTCGACGATCCGGCCATAGAACGGGCGGTACAGATCATTCGTGAAAGGCGGGACAATATCGATAGCTTCCGCCGGCGCGTCGATGACGGAACGGCTAGCGAGGCGGAGGGAGCTGTTGCTTTGCGCCCGGCTGCCCTTGCGGGCTTGGAGCTCGTCCGTCGCACTGGGGCGACTGTCAATGATTTGGATTTAGCACGCCAAATTACCGGTTTTCACGCGCTCATGCAGATCACGGAAGCTAGTTTGCTGGAGATCAGGCCCGGCCGAGCCTACGTCAAAAATTCAGCCATGTCCGTCGATCTATTTTCGTCCCTCTTACAGTCAAAAAATCTAAAGCAGCTTTATGTGCCTGCGATGCAGGAATTTCTCCCCGCCGATCTCGTCAAATCTTATGACGACTTCGAGGCCAGCGCCGCAGGCAAGTTCATCGCGGGCGTTCGCGATCAGATGTATGCAAACCAGCCAGGCGTTTCCTTCCCCCCGAGACGTTGGATCGATGGAATGAAATCACCCAACAGCGGGCTGCTTTGTTGACCGCACTCATTATGCGCACCGGCGACGAGTTGGACGAGATGGCATTTCAGCGTTACGCCGATCTTCGCAATGCCTTTATCGGCTACTCCGGCGCCACGCTTCTGATCATGTCTACGGTACTCATTTTGTGCATTTCGGTCGTTCGGAGAATTTCAAGCTCCATTCGGACTCTGACAAGCCGAATGAAGGCACTCGCAGAAGGCGATACGTCGGCGCCGGTGCCCTTGACGATCCGACGCGACGAGATCGGGGACATGGCGCGTTGCCTTGAGTTTTTCCGCGGCGCGGCCATACAGAAAAGTAACCTGGAGACATCCGCGGAAGCTGAGCGCATTCGTTCTGACCAAGAGAAGCTGGATATTCAGGTAAGGGCGGAAAAAGAAGCAGAAGAGCGCCTCATCCGAGCGACGACGGCATTGGCAACCGGGTTGAAGCGGATGGCGGATGGAGACTTGATTTATGAGATTGAGGAGCCGTTAGCGCCACAGTTTGAAAGTTTGCGCAGGGATTTCAACGCTTCCATTCGTCAGCTCCGGGACGTGCTTGTTACCGTCGGCCATTCAGTCGAAACGGTCACGAATGGCAGCTCGGGCGTCTCGGCCGCATCTGAAAATCTTTCAAGACGCACGGAGCAGCAGGCGGCTTCGCTCGAGGAAACTGCAGCGGCGTTGGAGGAGATAACCGTCAACGTTGCATCGACCACGAAGAGGACGGCTGAGGCGCGCGGAGCCGTCCAACAGATGCGAGATCATGCGGAAATGTCCGGTCGGGTTGTACGCGATGCTATCGGCGCCATGAATCGCATTGAAAACTCCTCCAAGCAGATTTCCCAGATCATCAGCGTCATCGACGCGATCGCCTTCCAAACGAACCTCCTGGCGCTGAACGCCGGCGTCGAAGCAGCGCGTGCTGGCGACGCGGGAAAAGGCTTTGCGGTTGTTGCCCAGGAGGTCAGGGAGCTTGCACAGCGCTCAGCGACAGCGGCAAAAGAAATCAAGGATCTCATCGGCAATTCAGCTCTTGCCGTCGACGAAGGCGTAAGGCTCGTGAGTGAAACCGGATCGGGCCTGAGAACGATTGAAGAGCTTGTGCAGGATGTAAATCTTCATATGGACGCAATCGCAACGGCCTCCCAGGAACAATCGTCGGGCCTGCGCGAGATCAACGGCGCGGTTAACCATATGGACCATGCCACTCAAGAAAATGCGAGCATGGTCGCGGAGATGAATACTGCAGGATCGCACCTCGCTCAAGAGAGCCAAAGCCTAGCCGCACTGTTGAAACATTTCCACTTCAAAGACGAGAGCGGGAAGCCACAGAAGGTCACGGGCGAACTTGGGAAGAGCTTCCCGCCCGGTCAGACAATGGTTGACCGCGGAGACTATCCGATGCGCCGTGGTAACCTGGTGCTCGCGCCTTCGAATGATGATTGGCAAGCGTTCTAAATGATATGGGCGGCGTCGCCGACCACATGCAAATACACGTCTTTGATGATTCTGAATGAGAGCGATATCCCGGTGGGGTAGCGGCATGGTACTCCGCCAAATGACTTGTGCGGTCCTAACAAAATGCTGGCTTGACGGATGATTGCTCAGCCACGTGACAAAGCAGGACAGGCACATGAAACACGTACGTCAATCGGAACGCACATCCCGCCCCGAACAGCCTGTGGAAGTGCAGATGGCGACTGATGCTCAAATCGACCAGGGGCGTGGAGCCTTCCGCAACGCGGTCAATGCCAGCCCTCCGCTTGCCACGGGCACGGCCCCGCCATTTTCGGAAGCCTCCGTTGTCCGGCCATCGCACGGTCACGACGCAGATGTCGCAAGTCTGAAGCAACCGTTTGAGAAGGCTTTCCGGGCGAATCCCCGGCATCCTGCGACAAACGTCGACTTGCCATTCAACGCCGAAGAGATGTCCAGTGCCGTCGTACTCGACGCGATCCCGTTACCCGTCTTCTTCAAAAACAGAGATGGGATACACCTTGGTTGCAACAGGGCCTTC includes the following:
- a CDS encoding nitrate- and nitrite sensing domain-containing protein, producing MSRLPLSLLLMILAIIPLTAFVIIGVSTSLGYYREYSTFRSAQTTQRLGREGGFLAQAIAAEAFAGADVRRAKQAASDRAFTAVFSAYDSWKKAFDDPAIERAVQIIRERRDNIDSFRRRVDDGTASEAEGAVALRPAALAGLELVRRTGATVNDLDLARQITGFHALMQITEASLLEIRPGRAYVKNSAMSVDLFSSLLQSKNLKQLYVPAMQEFLPADLVKSYDDFEASAAGKFIAGVRDQMYANQPGVSFPPRRWIDGMKSPNSGLLC
- a CDS encoding methyl-accepting chemotaxis protein translates to MTALIMRTGDELDEMAFQRYADLRNAFIGYSGATLLIMSTVLILCISVVRRISSSIRTLTSRMKALAEGDTSAPVPLTIRRDEIGDMARCLEFFRGAAIQKSNLETSAEAERIRSDQEKLDIQVRAEKEAEERLIRATTALATGLKRMADGDLIYEIEEPLAPQFESLRRDFNASIRQLRDVLVTVGHSVETVTNGSSGVSAASENLSRRTEQQAASLEETAAALEEITVNVASTTKRTAEARGAVQQMRDHAEMSGRVVRDAIGAMNRIENSSKQISQIISVIDAIAFQTNLLALNAGVEAARAGDAGKGFAVVAQEVRELAQRSATAAKEIKDLIGNSALAVDEGVRLVSETGSGLRTIEELVQDVNLHMDAIATASQEQSSGLREINGAVNHMDHATQENASMVAEMNTAGSHLAQESQSLAALLKHFHFKDESGKPQKVTGELGKSFPPGQTMVDRGDYPMRRGNLVLAPSNDDWQAF